TCCGCCTCGCCTAGAGGCAACTCCTGCCTCGGAGAGGACCTTTTGCAGCCGCACCAGGACCATCCGCTATCCCTCTTCCCCTTTAAGGGATTCCAACTCCTGAAGGGTGGGTAGTCCCTTCAGGTCCCGCAGCCCAAAGACCTCTAGAAATCGTCTGGTGGTTCCATATACCAGGGGTCTGCCTGGGGCATCCTTCCTTCCCAAGATCTTGATAAGTCCCTTCTCCAACAGGGAGTTCAACACCCACCCCGAGTCTACCCCCCTGATCCGCTCGATCTCGGCCCTGACAATGGGTTGGCGGTAGGCGACAATGGCCAAGGTCTCCAAAGCAGCTTGGCTGAGCTTTATCGGTCTTGTTTTCCTCAACCTCTGAATCCAGGGGGCATATTCGGCCTTGGTGCGGAATTGATACCCCTGTCCCGCCTCTACCAAGTGGAAACTCCTCCCCATCTGCCTATACTCGGCCAGGAGTTCCGCAAGGACCTCTTTGATCACCCCCTTTTTCACCTCATTCCCCACTATCTTCCATATATTATCCAGGCTCAGGGGATGGGGATGGATGAACAGGAGGGATTCTACTATCCGTTTGAGCTCCTCCTTCTGCAACCTATTCCTCCCTCTCCATAGGTGATATGACGGCGATGGCGTGTTTGTAAATCAGTTGCTCTCCATTCCCCTTTAGGTGGATGCAGAAATTGTCGAATCCAGAAACAGTTCCATGAAGCTTTTCACCTGAGATCAGCTCCACCGTCAGCCATATCCTGTCTCTGCGCACCCTGTTGAGGAATTGATCTTGGATATTGATGGGTCCCCTCAATATAACACCTCCTCACCCTTTTAATTCTCCCAAAACCCCTTGATCATCCTAAATATGAGGTCTCTATCCCTGGGGTATTCAGCCCAGTAAATCTGGGTATCGGCCGTAAACCAGGTGATCTGCCTCTTGGCATATCTCCTGGTGTCCCTCTTTATGCGCCTAATGGCCTCGGAAAGGTCACAATATTCCAGGAGATGCTCTACCATCTGTTTGTAGCCCAGGGCCTGCATCGTCTTGAGGGAGGGGGAATAGCCCATCTCAAGGAGTCGCCGTACCTCCTCCTTCAACCCCCGCTGGATCATCTCATCGACCCTCCGGTCGATGCACCTGTATAACTCCCCCCGCTCCAGGATCAAACCTATCTTCAGCACTCGATACGGCTCCTCTTGGAAAAGGTGCCTCTGACGAAGGACCGAAATGGGACGACCTACCCTCTCATAGACCTCCAGCGCCCTGATTATGCGGTAGGTATCATGGGGGTGAAGTTTGGAAGCGGTAATCGGGTCCACCTCCCTCAGGCGCTGGTAAAGCCGCTGCCTCCCCTCTTTTTGTACCTCCGATCGCAGCCGCTCCCTGATGGCGTTATCCACCTCCCCCCCCTTGATCAGCCCTGAGGTCAAGGCCTTGATATAGAGGCCTGTACCTCCCCCCACCACTACCCTTCTTCCTCTCTTGTTCAAATCCGCTATCACCCTCTGGGCCTCCTCTCGGAAGAGGGCGGCGCTAAAGGCCTCATCGGGGTAGAGGAGATCGATGAGGTGATGCCTTGTTAACCTCCTTTCTTCGAGAGGAGGTTTGGCAGTGCCGATATCCATATACTTATAGACCTGCATAGAGTCGGCACTGATAATCTCCCCCCCGAAGTGCCCTGCCACCTCCAATGCCAAGGCGCTCTTGCCGCTGGCGGTAGGGCCAGTTATCACCACAATTTTGGGCCTGCCCACAAAAAAAGTTTAAACTACGAACCGATTTTCTTCAAGAAGAAAGTGAAGAGGGATGATTGATTGACCTATTAAACAGCTCTCATTGACAGCAAGGGGGCAATCTGTTAAATTTATATAGACAAGATTTCTATTAACGTGAGGGGACTTATTAGAAAGGTATACGGTAATACCAACGGCCTTAGAGCGAGTCAGATAAAGGCCTTAGAAAGGGTCTACAGACGGAGGGTCCCTCCCCATCTTATCATTACCCCTGAACTTGCTCGTTACCTCACTGAACTTTCCCTGGAGATAAGGCGCCAGATAGGGATTATCATAAACCGCAAAGGGGAGATCGTCTTCACCATTGTCGGGGATGATAAAGAGATCCTCATCCCCGACCTCAGCAGGTACCGGGGGGGGAGAGGCCGGCTCCGGGGATTGATGTGTATCCACACACACCTGAAGGGAGAGGACCTCTCCCAGGATGACCTCACCGACCTGGCCCTCTTAAGGCTTGACCTCATGGCCGCCCTGGAAGTAAATCCTCAGGGGCTTCCCGGAAAGGTCTTTTTGGGATACCTGCTGCCCGGGAACGAACAGGAGGGAGTGTGGCGGGTGGAAGAGTATAGAGGCCTCGCTGACCTCAACCTCAACTTGCTCGACTTTATCCACTCCCTGGAGGATGAGCTCCAAAAGGGTTTTGGGGTCCTTCAGGTGGACGGCAAGGAGAGGGCCATTCTGGTAAGCGTTGTTCCGCATGGGAGGCCTTACCCCATTGAAGACTCCCTGGAGGAGTTAAAAGAGCTGACCCTTTCCACCGACCTCGAGGTCATCGATGTGGTGGTGCAACGCCCCAAGAAGATCCACCCCAAATATCTCATGGGGGAGGGTAAGCTCAAGGATCTGATCATAAAAGGGCTTCAATCGGGTGCGGACATCATCGTCTTTAACCACAATCTCTCTCCTGCCCAAGTAAACGCTATCGCCGAGGTGACCGACCTCAAAGTCATCGATCGCACCCAGCTCATTCTCGATATCTTCGCCAAAAGGGCCCATAGCAGAGATGGAAAGGTGAGGGTTGAACTGGCCCAACTGAAGTACCTCCTTCCCAGGTTGACAGGGAAGGGGACCGCCATGTCCAGATTGATGGGTGGAATAGGGGGAAGGGGGCCAGGAGAGACCAAGTTGGAGATCGATCGACGGCGTATCAAGGACAGGATCCATCACCTGGAAAAGCAACTAGAGCATCTGGGCAAAGGGAGGTGGCAAAGACGCACCAAGAGGCTAAAACAAGGTCTCCCCATTGTCTCCATTGTGGGTTATACCAATGCCGGCAAGTCCACCCTCTTGAACGCCTTGACCAACAGCGAGGTAGAGGTGCAAGATAAGCTCTTCGCCACCCTGGATACCTCCAGTCGTCGCCTCAGATTTCCCAAAGAGAGGGAGGTGATCATCACCGACACAGTAGGCTTTATCCGAAATCTCCCTCTTGACCTCCTGGGGGCCTTCCACTCCACGTTGGATGAGCTGCACGATGCGGATCTCCTTCTGCATGTGATAGATATGGGTAATCCCAGGTTTGAGGACCAAATGGTCTCTGTAGAAGAACTGTTAAAGGAATTGGACCTCTGGCACATCCCCCTTTTACGGGTCTTCAACAAAGAGGACACGGTGGGATCTGAATTTGCCGAGAAGGTCTGCCAGCGCTTTGGGGGGGTATCTATATGTGCCCTGGATAGAGAAACCTTCTTCGCCTTGCTCCAGAAGATCGAGGATATCCTCTGGGGGAAAAAAGAGGGGGTGAAAGGAGTGTTCAATGGAGGAAATGA
Above is a genomic segment from Deltaproteobacteria bacterium containing:
- the scpB gene encoding SMC-Scp complex subunit ScpB is translated as MQKEELKRIVESLLFIHPHPLSLDNIWKIVGNEVKKGVIKEVLAELLAEYRQMGRSFHLVEAGQGYQFRTKAEYAPWIQRLRKTRPIKLSQAALETLAIVAYRQPIVRAEIERIRGVDSGWVLNSLLEKGLIKILGRKDAPGRPLVYGTTRRFLEVFGLRDLKGLPTLQELESLKGEEG
- the hfq gene encoding RNA chaperone Hfq, with the protein product MRGPINIQDQFLNRVRRDRIWLTVELISGEKLHGTVSGFDNFCIHLKGNGEQLIYKHAIAVISPMEREE
- the miaA gene encoding tRNA (adenosine(37)-N6)-dimethylallyltransferase MiaA → MGRPKIVVITGPTASGKSALALEVAGHFGGEIISADSMQVYKYMDIGTAKPPLEERRLTRHHLIDLLYPDEAFSAALFREEAQRVIADLNKRGRRVVVGGGTGLYIKALTSGLIKGGEVDNAIRERLRSEVQKEGRQRLYQRLREVDPITASKLHPHDTYRIIRALEVYERVGRPISVLRQRHLFQEEPYRVLKIGLILERGELYRCIDRRVDEMIQRGLKEEVRRLLEMGYSPSLKTMQALGYKQMVEHLLEYCDLSEAIRRIKRDTRRYAKRQITWFTADTQIYWAEYPRDRDLIFRMIKGFWEN
- the hflX gene encoding GTPase HflX, whose amino-acid sequence is MRKVYGNTNGLRASQIKALERVYRRRVPPHLIITPELARYLTELSLEIRRQIGIIINRKGEIVFTIVGDDKEILIPDLSRYRGGRGRLRGLMCIHTHLKGEDLSQDDLTDLALLRLDLMAALEVNPQGLPGKVFLGYLLPGNEQEGVWRVEEYRGLADLNLNLLDFIHSLEDELQKGFGVLQVDGKERAILVSVVPHGRPYPIEDSLEELKELTLSTDLEVIDVVVQRPKKIHPKYLMGEGKLKDLIIKGLQSGADIIVFNHNLSPAQVNAIAEVTDLKVIDRTQLILDIFAKRAHSRDGKVRVELAQLKYLLPRLTGKGTAMSRLMGGIGGRGPGETKLEIDRRRIKDRIHHLEKQLEHLGKGRWQRRTKRLKQGLPIVSIVGYTNAGKSTLLNALTNSEVEVQDKLFATLDTSSRRLRFPKEREVIITDTVGFIRNLPLDLLGAFHSTLDELHDADLLLHVIDMGNPRFEDQMVSVEELLKELDLWHIPLLRVFNKEDTVGSEFAEKVCQRFGGVSICALDRETFFALLQKIEDILWGKKEGVKGVFNGGNDKGDHRELAGPLLLR